The following nucleotide sequence is from Azospirillum brasilense.
CGGCCTCCTCCGCCAGTTCCGCCGGGGTGCGCGGCGGGCCGTCGTCCAGCAGGGCCAGGACGCGGCGCCGCGGGTCGGTCATCTTGAAGCCGGGCGGCGGCTCCGCATCGGGCTTGCGGAGGTAGGCGAGCATGGCCTTCGCCGGCTCCAGCGCCGACGGCACGCTGATCGCCATGCGCAGCACATGGCCCGGCGGCGTCATGGTGTAGGCGGCGACCCACTCCACGAACTTGCGCTCGACCTCCGGCATCGGAGGCATGTCGAAGCGGCGGACCACCGGCTTCAGCCGGGCGGCCGCCACCACTCCGGCGCCGTCGCCCCACACCACCCCCAGCACGCGGCGCGGCCCGAGCGGAACCTCCACGTAATCGCCGGGGACGAGGGTCATCCCGGCGGGCACACGGTAATCGTAGGCCTCGCGCAGCGGCAGCGGCAGCAGCACGCGGACGCGCGGGTCCGCGTCCACCGGCACCGTGCCCGGCAGAAGGGCCTGCGCTGAATCTCCGGAACCGGATTTGGCCCCGGATCTGGCGGAATTTTCACGCATCGGCTAGAGTGCCCCCTGGCCGCGACGCCGGGCAGCGAATCCCGGGAAACAGGGCACGGTCTTCCTCAGCAAGTATGGATTCCAGGTCATGAAGTTCTTCGTTGACACCGCCGACATCGCCGAGATCCGCGATCTGGCCGACACCGGCCTGCTGGACGGTGTTACCACCAACCCCTCCCTCGTCGCCAAGTCCGGTCGCAGCTTCCTCGACCTCGTGGCCGAAATTTGTGATGTGGTGAGCGGCCCGGTCAGCGCCGAGGTGGCGTCCACCGACTTCGAGACCATGCTGGCGGAAGGAAAGAAGCTTGCCAAGATCGCCGACAACGTCGCGGTCAAGGTTCCGCTCACCCAGGCCGGCCTGAAGGTCTGCAAGGCGCTGTCCTCCGAAGGGACGATGGTCAACGTCACGCTGTGCTTCTCCCCGGCGCAGGCGATCCTGGCCGCCAAGGCCGGCGCCAGCTTCGTGTCGCCCTTCGTCGGCCGCCTGGACGACATCGGGCAGGACGGCATGGGCCTGATCGCCGACATCGTGGAGATTTACAGCAATTACGATTACTTCAAGACCGAGGTGCTGGTCGCCTCGATCCGCAACCCGATCCACATCGTCGACTCCGCCCGCCTGGGCGCCCATGTCGTCACCGCCCCGCCGTCGGTGCTGAAGCAGCTCTTCAACCATCCGCTGACCGACAAGGGCCTCGCCCAGTTCGTCGCCGATTGGCAGAAGACCGGCCAGTCCATCCTCTGAGGACGGCAGCATGGGCCGGGAGCCGGGACACACCCCCCAGAGGAAGGACGCGCCGACCGCCGAGGAGGTGCACGCCTACCTGCGGGACCATCCCGACTTCCTGGTCCATCACGGCGATCTGGTCCACCACCTGACCCCGCCGTCGCAGGACCGTGGGCGCGGGGTGGTGGACCTGCAGGCCTACATGGTCGAGCGCCTGCGCGGCGAGGTCCGCCTGCTGAAGGACCAGCAGCGCGAGCTGATCGGCACCTCGCGCGCCAACATGAACAGCCAGAACCGCATCCACGCGGCGGTGCTGTTCCTCCTCGACGCCCAAAGCTTCGAGCAGCTCATCCAGACCATCACCACCGATCTGGCGGTGCTCCTGGATCTGGACGTCGCCTGCCTGATCGTCGAGTCGAACGGCCAGGACACCCCGCACGTCCAGACCTCCGGCGTGCGGGTGGTCGAGCCGGGGACCGTCGACCGCTGGCTGGGCAAGGCCGACGTGGCGCTGAACGCCGACATCCAGGGCGACCCGGAGCTGTACGGCCCCGGCGCCGGGCTGGTCCGGTCGGAGGTGCTGATCCGCCTCCAGGTGTCCAGCGAGACGCCGGACGGCATGCTGGCCTTCGGCAGCCGCGAGCCGGACAGCTTCCACGGCGGCCAGGGCACCGAACTGGTCGGTTTCCTCGCCCGCGTGGTCGAGCGGGTGATCCGCGGCTGGCTCGAACTGCCGGCCTGACCCCACGGAACGCATGACCGGAAAACAGAATCCCGTCCTCGGTTTCGCCGCCCAGCCCGACGTCCAGGACACGCTGGCGCATTGGCGGCGCTGGATGGAGAGCGAGCGCAACGTCTCGCCCCACACCCTGACCGCCTACATCGGCGACGTCGCGACCTTCCTGGAGTTCATCACCAGCTATCAGGCCAAGCCGCCGTCGATGAACGACCTCGCCGCGCTGACCGTCACCGATTTCCGCTCCTGGCTGTCCCACCTCGCCATGAAGGGGATCGGCTCCAACAGCCGGTCGCGCGCCCTGTCGTCGGTGCGCAACCTCTTCCGCTGGATGGACCGCGACGGCCGCCTGCACAACCCGGCGATCAACACCTTCTCCGGCCCGCGTATCAAGCGCCCGGCGCCGAAGCCGCTGACCGTGCTGGACGCCGACCGGCTGCTGGAGGAATCGGAGAAGGAACCGGACGAGCCCTGGGTCGGCAAGCGCGACCGGGCGCTGTTCACGCTGCTCTACGGCTGCGGCCTGCGCATTTCGGAGGCGCTGAACCTGACGCGCCGCGAGGCGCCGCTGGGCGAGACGCTGCGGGTCACAGGCAAGGGCAACAAGGAACGGATCGTCCCGGTGCTGCCGGCGGTGACGGAGGCGGTGCGCGCCTACATGGACGCCTGCCCCTACCGCCAAGGGCCGGACGCGCCGCTGTTCGTCGGGGTGCGCGGCGGGCAGCTCGCCCCGGCCATCGCGCAACGGCGGATGCGCGACCTGCGCCGCCTGATGGGGTTGCCGGAGACCGCGACGCCGCACGCGCTGCGGCACAGCTTCGCCACGCATCTGTTGGCGGACGGCGGAGACCTGCGGGCGATCCAGGATCTGCTGGGCCACGCCTCGCTGTCGACGACGCAGCGCTACACGGATGTGGAGAGCGAGCAACTGATGCAGGTGTACCGCTCGGCGCACCCGCGGGCGAAGAGGACGCCGTAGATTCAGAAAAGGGAAGTGCTTTGCCCCCTCCCCGGCCAGAGCGACCGCACTTGAAGTCCCCTCTCCCCTCCGGGGAGAGGGTTAGGGTGAGGGGGTTGCGCTTGTGCCGGACTTCCCATAAGCGCAACCCCCTCACCGGCCCTCCGGGCCACCCTCTCCCCAGAGGGGAGAGGGTTACGAGAGAAAACGCCCCTTAGATGTGCAGGGCGCGGCCGTCCACGGCGAGGGCGGCTTCCTTGGTCACTTCCGACAGGGTCGGGTGGGCGTGGCAGGTGCGGGCGATGTCCTCGGCGGACGCGCTGAACTCCATGGCCAAGGCCAGCTCGGCCACCATCTCCGACACGTTCGGGCCGACCATGTGGACGCCCAGCACCTTGTCGGTGCGCGCGTCGGCCAGGATCTTCACGAAGCCGTCGGTCGTGCCGCTGGCGCGGGCGCGGCCGTTGGCGGTGAAGGGGAACTTGCCCGCCTTGAAGGCGACGCCGGCGGCCTTCAGCTCCTCCTCGGTCTTGCCGACCGCGGCCACTTCCGGCCAGGTGTAGACGACGCCGGGGACGAGGTCGTGGTTGACGTGGCCCGCCTGACCGGCCAGCAGCTCGGCGAGCGCGACGCCCTCCTCCTCGGCCTTGTGGGCCAGCATCGGGCCTTCGACCACGTCGCCGATGGCGTAGATGCCCGGCACGTTGGTTTCGAAGTGCTTGCCGATCTTCACGCGGCCGCGGTTGTCCATCTCCACGCCCACGGCGTCGAGTCCCAGCCCGTTGGTGAAGGCCCGGCGCCCGATGGCGACCAGCACGACGTCGGCCTCGACCTCCTCGGCGGTGCCGCCGGCGGCGGGCTCGACCGACAGGGTGACGCCGGTGTTGGTGACCTTGGCGCCGGTGACCTTGGAGCCGAGCTTGAAGGTCATGCCCTGCTTGCCGAGGATGCGCTGCATCTGCTTGGACACTTCGCCGTCCATGGTTGGCAGGATGCGGTCCAGGAACTCGACCACGGTGACCTGCGCGCCGAGGCGGCCCCAGACCGAGCCCAGTTCAAGACCGATCACGCCGCCGCCGATGACGACGAGGCGCTTCGGCACCTCCGGCAGCTCCAGGGCGCCGGTGGAGGAGACGATCTTCTGCTCGTCGATCTCGATGCCCGGCAGCGGGGTGACTTCCGAGCCGGTGGCGATGACGATAGCCTTGGACGCCGTGACGGTGCCGATGCCCTCGACCTCGACGGTGTTCGGAGCGGTGATGCGGCCCGCACCCTTCAGCCAGGCGATCTTGTTCTTCTTGAACAGGAACTCGATGCCGCCGGTGTTCTCTTTGACGACCTTGTCCTTGTGGGACAGCATGCCCGGCAGGTCCAACTCGACGCCGCCGACCTTGATGCCGAACTTGGCGAGGCCGTGCTTGGCCTCCTCGTACTTCTCCGACGCGGCGAGCAGCGCCTTGGACGGGATGCAGCCGACGTTCAGGCAGGTACCGCCCAGCGCGCTGCGCTTCTCGACGCAGGCAACCTTGAAACCGAGCTGCGCCGCACGGATTGCGCAGACATACCCGCCGGGACCGCCGCCGACCACGACGACGTCGAAAGTGCTTTCAGCCATTGGGGGCTTTCCTTCCGCCATTTTTGTGTTTGCCAAAAGCCGTCCCGTCCAGCGGGGAGGGCCGCGCGCCGATTTATGCCGCCGCTCACGCCAACTGGCAACGGGACAGTTCGTCCGGGGGGAGGGATGCCGGGTTGAAAGACCGGCATGGGAACAGCCGGAACCCATGCCGAGATGAACGGGACCGGGGGCCGCTCCCCGGTCCGGGCCGCATCACACCGAAACGGCGACCAGGAACAGGCGCGGGGCGCCGCCCTGAGCCACGTTCGCCAGGGTGGTGACTTGGTTGTTCACCTGATTGTTGAACACGTCGTACACATAGGCGGTGCGTCCGCCCGCCCAGAACCAGCCGAGCGTCGGGTTGCCGCCTCCAACGTCGGCCTGCTGGAAGATGCCGAAGGTCGCCAGCATGGAGACGTAGTTCAGGCCGGCGTTGCCGAGGCGCAGGGTCTGCTGCTTGATGATGTCGGCCTCGAAACGGCCCCAGGCGTCATTGATCGGATTGGCGTGGGTCTGGTTGATGCATTTCAGCTCGATGTAAACGTCATCTGCGATCCCGGCGTTGCGGCACAGGTAGAAATCGGCGCGCGCGGCGGCGCGGCGGTTGGCCGACACCCCCCAGGCCGGGCCAACCGCGGTGTAGGACAGAAAGGGGTTTCCGCCGTTGGTGGAGGGGTAGGGCTGCTCCCGTTCGCAGGTCCAGTTGCCGGGAATGTTCAGAAACCCGTGCGCGATTTCCAGCTGGAGCCAGACCTCCCAGCCACCGCGGATGTTGGCATTCTGGGCGAAGACGTCGGCCCGTTGAAGATTGATGTTCCCGTTGTTGAATTCGGCTTGGATGGTGTTCAGGAGTTGCTGGCAACGCATGGCGATGTCCCTTGCTGCGACTGGACGCCGGAGCTGCGCTCCAGGCTTCTGCAAGGGGACGGTTTCGCAGGGCCTCGCGTGACCGGAAATCCACGCTCGCCCAGGTTCCCGGTCAGTCCGTGAAGAAATCGAGCAATGCCCGCGCCGTTTCCTCTGGCGCCTCCTCGGGGATGAAATGGCCGGCGGGCATCACATGCCCCTCAATGGCCGGGGCGTAGCCGCGCCAGATACCCAGCGGGTCGTCGTAGAGGCGCCCGACCGCGCTGTTGCGGCCCCACAGGAACAAAGCCGGGCACGTCACCTTGCGGCCCGCCGCCCGATCCTCGCGGTCGTGCTCCAGGTCGATGCCCGCGGCGGCGCGGTAATCCTCGCACATGGCGTGGACGGTGGCGGGATCGCGGAAGGCGGTGCGGTAGGCCTCCATCGCCTCCGGCTCGAAGATGTCGGCGCTGCTGCCGATGGAGCCGAGCACCTGCCCCAGGTAGAAATCCGGATCCGACCCGATCAGCCGTTCCGCCAGATTGTTGGGCTGGATCAGGAAGAACCAGTGGTAATAGGCGGTCGCCATGCGCTGGTCGATGCGGGCGAAGACCTCCAGCGTCGGCACCACGTCCAGGAAGGCCGCGCGTTCGACCCGGCCGGGATGGTCAAGGACCAGCCGGTGGGCCACCCGCGCGCCGCGGTCGTGCCCGGCCAGCCGGAAGCGGTCGAAACCGAGCGCGGCCATCACCGCCACCTGATCGCGCGCGTTGGTGCGTTTGCAGTAGGTCTCGTGCGCGGAATCGCCCGGCGGCTTCGACGATTGGCCGTACCCCCGCAGGTCGGTCAGCACCACGGTGAAGCGCTCAGCCAGCCGTGGCGCGACCCGGTTCCACAGAGCGTGGCACTGCGGAAAGCCATGAAGCAGAAGGAGCGGCGGCCCCTCGCCCCCGACCAGCGTGTGGATCTCGGCGCCATCGGTGGCGATGCGGTGGCGGGTGAACCCTTCGAACATGCGTGCCCTCCCCCTATCCGTTTGAGTGTGGAGAACTGTCCTTCCGCACGGCGAGGCTTCGGAAACCTTTGGCGGGTTTCTCGCGTTTTTCAGCCGATTGTTTTCGACCTCAAGAGGAAAATGCCATGCGTAGCCTGAAGAAGCTCGTCCTTTTCGCCGCCCTGGGCGCGGCCCTGACCACCAGCCTCGCCGCCTGCAACACCGTCGAAGGCATGGGTCAGGACGTGCAGGCGGGCGGCCGCGCGGTGGAGCGCTCGTCGGACAGCGTCCAGAAGAAGATGTGATCGCGCAACGCGGACGCCCCGGAGCTTCGGCTCCGGGGTTTCAGCGCCCCGATTTTCAACGTCCCGAATTCAGCGCTGCATGCGCTTGATGGTGTTGGTCGTGCTTTGGCCGTCCACGAGGTCGGCCAGCACGACCTTACCGCCGTAGCTCTGCACGAATCCGGCGCCGACCACCGTGGCGACCGTGTAGTCCGCCCCCTTCACCAGCACGTCGGGCCGCAGGGCGCGGATCAGCTCTTCCGGCGTGTCCTCGCCGAAGACCACCACCAGATCGACGCAGGCCAGCGAGGCGAGCACCGTCGCCCGCGCCGTCTCGGTCTGCACCGGGCGCGTCTCGCCCTTCAGCCGTTTCACCGAGGCGTCGCTGTTCAGCCCCACCACCAGCACATCGCAGGCGGCCTTGGCCTGGTTCAGCAACGCGATGTGGCCGGGGTGCAGCAGGTCGAAGCAGCCGTTGGTGAAGCCCACCCGCTTGCCGCGGGCGCGCCAGCGCGCCGCGCGCTCTACGGCCTGCTCCAGCGTGTCGACCTTCTCCTCGCCGCTGCGCCATTCCTGCTCGTGCAGGGCGGACAGCAGCTCCGGCGCGCGGACCACCGCGGTGCCGACCTTCCCCACCACTATCCCGGCGGCCAGATTGGCCAGCCGCGCCGCGTCGGTCAGCTCCACCCCCACCGACAGGGCGGAGGTCAGCGTCGCCACCACCGTGTCGCCGGCGCCCGACACGTCGAAGACCTCGCGGGCGTTGGCCGGCAGATGGGTGGCGCCGTCGCGCGTCACCACGGACATGCCGCGCTCGCTGCGCGTGGCGACCACCGCGTCGATGCCGCAGGTCTCCAGCAGGAAGCGGCAGGCGGCCTCGACCTCGGCGTCGCTGTCGGCGGGCATGCCGGTGGCCTGGATCAGCTCCTTGCGGTTGGGCGTGATCACGCTGGCCCCGCGGTAGCGCCCGAAATCGTCGCCCTTGGGATCGACCACGACCGGCAGCCCGGCTTCCCGCGCCGCCTGGATGAGCTGCGCGACCAAGGCGTCGGTCAGCACGCCCTTGCCGTAGTCGGACAGGATCACCGCGCCCACCGTCAGCAGGCCGGTGCGGGCGGCGACCATCACCTCCTCCTCCGACCCAATGGCGGCGATGGTCTCGGCGTCGGCGCGCAGAAGCTGCTGGCGCCCGCCGATGAAGCGCGTCTTGACCGTGGTCTGGCGCCCCGGCTCGGCGACCAGACCGCCACCGTCGCCCGTCTCCTTCGCCACGAGGCGGACCAGCTCCAGCCCCGCCGCGTCCTCGCCCACCACCGACACGAAGCGGCAGCCGGCGCCCAGCGCCATGACGTTGGCAGCCACGTTGCCGGCGCCGCCGAGCATGGCCGTCTCGCGCTCGATCCGCAGCACGGGGATCGGCGCTTCGGGGGACACGCGGTCGACCGACCCGTAGATGAATCGGTCGAGCATGACGTCGCCGACGCACAGCACGCTGGCGCGGGACAGGGAGTCGATGTGACGGGCAAGGTCGCTCATGCCGGTTCTACTACCAATCTTGGGAGTGGCGCGCCAGAGCGGAGCGCTCGTATCCCCTCTCCCGAAGCGGGAGAGGGGATAATAAGGTCCGGCAACTGGCCTGCGGCGGCATCCTGCCCTATCCTCCGGCATCCCATGCCCCAAGACGTTGCCCCCGGACGCCGCCCATGCCCCTGCCGCCCGTCACGAGAAGCCTGTCGGCCAAGCTGCTGGTGCTGACCGTGCTGTTCGTCCTGCTGGCGGAGGTGCTGATCTACACGCCGTCCATCGCCCGCTACCGCCTGACCTATCTGGAGGAGCGGCTGGCGGCCGCCCATCTCGCCGCCCTGTCGGTGGAGGCGACGCCGGACATGATGGTGGCGATGGAGCTTCAGAACGAGCTGCTGGCCCATGTCGGCGCCCACGCGGTGGAACTGATCCGGCCGGACAGCCGAGTCTACATGCTGTCCCGCTCCATGCCGCCGACGGTGGACGCCGTATTCGACCTGCGCGGCGCCATGGCGCCGCGGCTGACCGCCGACGCCTTCATGGCGCTGGCCCAGCGGCGGGACCGGGTGATCCGGGTGATCGGGCCGTCGCCCAAGGACCCCGCCTTCCAGGTCGACATGGTGATGGACGAGCGGCCGATGATCCAGGCGATGATCGACTTCTCGGGCCGCATCCTGGCGCTGTCGGTGGCGATCTCGCTGATCGCGGCGGTTCTGGTCTTCGTCTCGCTGACCCGGCTTCTGGTGCGGCCGATGCGCCGCCTGACCGAGGGGCTGGTCGCCATCCGCCGCGACCCCGACGGCACGCCGCCCTTCCAGCCCAGCGCCCGCACCGACGAGATCGGCGTGGCGGAGCGCGAGCTGGCCGACATGCAGGCCACCATCCGCAGCGCGCTGCGCCAGCGTGAGCGGCTGGCCGCGCTGGGCACCGCGGTCGCCAAGATCAACCACGACCTGCGCGCCATCCTGTCCACCGCCGCCCTGCTGTCGGAGCGGCTGGCCGAGAGCGCCGACCCGGAGGTACGGCGGGTCACGCCGCGGCTGATGGCCTCCATCGACCGGGCGGTGGAGCTGTGCGGCCAGACGATGACCTACACCCGCGACGGCCTGCTGCCCCTGGCGCGGGCCGAGGTGCCGCTGCGCCCGCTGGTCGAGGAGGCGGGGGCCGCGGCGCTGGCCGCCCTGCGCCCGGACGTCGTGCGCCCGGATGGGGAGCGGGCGGAACTGCGCTGGAACAACCGGGTGCCGGAGGGGCTGACCGTCCGCGCGGACGCCGCCCAGCTCTCCCGCGCGCTGGTCAACCTGGGGCGCAACGCCGCGCAGGCGGGGGCTGGAGCGGTTACGGTGATGGTGGAGACCCGGCCCGGCGGCGGGCTGCTCCTGCTGGTGGCCGATGACGGGCCGGGCCTGCCGCCGCGGGCGCGGGACAACCTGTTCCAGCCCTTCGCCGGCTCGGCAAGGGCGGGTGGCGTCGGGCTGGGCCTCGCCATCGCGCGGGAGGTGCTGCGCGCCCATGGCGGCGACCTGCGGCTGGTGGAGAGCACCGCGGCGGGCACCGTCTTCGCGCTGGAGCTTCCCCCGGGGATCGTCCTAGAGGGTGCCGGCCGGTTGGGCGAAATGCCCACATCGGATTCGCCCATCCCGGATTGATTTCCGGCGCCCGCTCCACCAGAATTCGCGGCACGGTCAACCCGTCGGCATCCCGCCGGGCGCACGCCCCGCGCGGGACCGGCAGCGAAGGAAGGGAACGGGACTTTGGAAGGCACGGGCAAGTGGATCACCGGAGGGATCCTGGGCTTCATGGCGTTCATCGGCCTGCTGGCGGCGTCGCGCGCGGCGGACACGGCGTTCTACTATGGCGGCTGGCTGCTGGCCATCGGCTGCATCGGGACGATCTTCATGATGGTCACGAAGCACTACAACCACATGGACGAGCAGATCGCCCGCCAGCGCGAGCAGGAATAACCCCCAACCCCCTTCAACCGGTGGAGGCCGGGCATGCCGTGGGACCCCGAACAATACGCACGGTTCGAGTCCTGGCGCCGCCGCCCGGCCCACGACCTCGTGGCGGCCCTGCCCTCCCTGACACCGCGGACGGTGGTCGATCTCGGCTGCGGGGCCGGGCAGCTCGCCTGCCTGCTGGCCGAACGCTGGCCGGAGGCCGAGGTGCTGGGGGTGGACAATTCCCCCGCCATGCTGGAGCGCGCGCGGACCACGCCGTCCCGCGTGCGCTGGCTCCAGGCCGACCTGAGGGTCTGGCGCCCCGATCGGCCGGTCGATCTGCTGATCTCCAACGCCGCCCTGCACTGGCTGGACGGGCACGAGTGGCTGTTCCCGGACCTGCTGCGGGCGCTGGCCCCCGGTGGGGTGCTGGCCGTGCAGATGCCCCGGAACTTCGAAGCGCCCTCGCACCGCCTGCTCTACGAGACGGCGGCGGACGGCCCCTGGGCCGAGCGGCTGGCGCCGGTCCTGCGCACCGCCCCGGTGCCCGCGCCCGAGATCTATTACGGCTGGCTCGCCCCGCTCACCCGGCGCCTGGATCTCTGGGAGACCGAGTATCTCCAGGTTCTGGAGGGTGACGATCCGGTCCTGCAATGGACGCGCGGCACGACGCTGCTGCCCGTCCTGGACACGCTGACGGGCGCGGAGCTGGACGCCTTCCTGGCGGCCTACCGCGCCCGGCTCGACGCCGCTTATCCCCGGCGCCCCGACGGCCGCACGCTGTTTCCCTTCAAGCGGCTGTTCCTCGTGGCGCGGGTTTGAGGCGAAATCTTACGACGCCGGCCCATTTGAAGCTGGCCTGGGCTGCTTGGCGGCGGTGAGGATGTTCGCCACGCCCACCGCGTTCATCCCGGCACGGGTGCCGATGGCCGACAGCGACTCGCCGGGCTGCGCCTCGATGTTGGCGGCCTTGAGCGCCTGGATGGCCTTGTCGGGGTCCAAACCGAAGACCGGCGCCACCGTCGCCAGCGGGGCGTTCGCCACCGCCCGCATCATCGCGCCGGGGCCGCCGGTGGAGGCCGGCGTTCCGGTCATCGCCGTGAAGACCAGCGATCCGGCGACGCTGACCACGAAGGCCGACAGGGCCACGTTGCGTTTGAAGTACTGGAGGAAGGCCGTCCAGTTGCGCGCCAGATGCCACAGGCCGATGGCCGAGAAGCCGACGCTGAGCCATTCGTGGGAGAAGCGCACCAGGTTGCCGTTCCAGTGCAGCAGAAGCATGATTCCCGTCACCGTGGAGACGACGAACAGGACGATGGTCACCGGCGTGACGATCTGGCGGGTGATGGTGGAGGACATGGAGGGCATTGGGAGACGGCTCGCAGGTTGAACGGAATGCGGCCAAAGTGAGGCCGGATTGTAACCGCTTGATGTCCCGCGCCGCCGCCGAACGTTACAGAGTGTAACGGCGCCCATCGCCGCCCGTGCGCTTGACCGCCCCGCCCCACGGTCCAGATGACTGCGTGATCACGATGCAACCATCGGGGCTTCCGGTTCATGGGCACGCAGGAAGAGTCGGAAGGGTGGCGCGACGAGAACGAGGAGCGCCTGCGCGCCTTCATCGAAAGCGCGCCGCGCAAGATGTGGATCGCCCGCACCGACGGGACGGTCGAGTTCTTCAACCGCGAATGGCGCGACTACACCGGACAGGGCAGCGCCGAGGGCATGCTGAACTGGCGGGAGGCCGTCCACCCCGCCGACCGCCCGCGCCTGGACGAGGTGCGCGGCCGGGCGGTTCCCCTGGGCCAGCCCTATGACGTTCAGGTCCGGCTGCGGCGGCGGAGCGACGGGATGCACCGCTGGCACATCGGGCGGGTTTCCCCCGTCCATCTGCACGGCCGTCTGATCGCCTGGATCGGCGCCGCGACGGACATCGACAACCGCGTCCGCGCCGAGGCCGCCCTGCGCGAGAGCGAAACCAACTTCCGCACCATGGCCAACGCCATCCCGCAGCTCGCCTGGATGCGCGACCCCGCCGATTACAGCATCTGGTACAACCAGCGCTGGTTCGACTTCACCGGCACCTCGATGGAGCAGATGCAGAACGACGGCTGGTGGACGGTCATCCATCCCGACCACGCCGACCTGATGCTGGAGGC
It contains:
- the fsa gene encoding fructose-6-phosphate aldolase: MKFFVDTADIAEIRDLADTGLLDGVTTNPSLVAKSGRSFLDLVAEICDVVSGPVSAEVASTDFETMLAEGKKLAKIADNVAVKVPLTQAGLKVCKALSSEGTMVNVTLCFSPAQAILAAKAGASFVSPFVGRLDDIGQDGMGLIADIVEIYSNYDYFKTEVLVASIRNPIHIVDSARLGAHVVTAPPSVLKQLFNHPLTDKGLAQFVADWQKTGQSIL
- a CDS encoding DUF484 family protein, producing the protein MGREPGHTPQRKDAPTAEEVHAYLRDHPDFLVHHGDLVHHLTPPSQDRGRGVVDLQAYMVERLRGEVRLLKDQQRELIGTSRANMNSQNRIHAAVLFLLDAQSFEQLIQTITTDLAVLLDLDVACLIVESNGQDTPHVQTSGVRVVEPGTVDRWLGKADVALNADIQGDPELYGPGAGLVRSEVLIRLQVSSETPDGMLAFGSREPDSFHGGQGTELVGFLARVVERVIRGWLELPA
- a CDS encoding tyrosine recombinase XerC; the protein is MTGKQNPVLGFAAQPDVQDTLAHWRRWMESERNVSPHTLTAYIGDVATFLEFITSYQAKPPSMNDLAALTVTDFRSWLSHLAMKGIGSNSRSRALSSVRNLFRWMDRDGRLHNPAINTFSGPRIKRPAPKPLTVLDADRLLEESEKEPDEPWVGKRDRALFTLLYGCGLRISEALNLTRREAPLGETLRVTGKGNKERIVPVLPAVTEAVRAYMDACPYRQGPDAPLFVGVRGGQLAPAIAQRRMRDLRRLMGLPETATPHALRHSFATHLLADGGDLRAIQDLLGHASLSTTQRYTDVESEQLMQVYRSAHPRAKRTP
- the lpdA gene encoding dihydrolipoyl dehydrogenase, with translation MAESTFDVVVVGGGPGGYVCAIRAAQLGFKVACVEKRSALGGTCLNVGCIPSKALLAASEKYEEAKHGLAKFGIKVGGVELDLPGMLSHKDKVVKENTGGIEFLFKKNKIAWLKGAGRITAPNTVEVEGIGTVTASKAIVIATGSEVTPLPGIEIDEQKIVSSTGALELPEVPKRLVVIGGGVIGLELGSVWGRLGAQVTVVEFLDRILPTMDGEVSKQMQRILGKQGMTFKLGSKVTGAKVTNTGVTLSVEPAAGGTAEEVEADVVLVAIGRRAFTNGLGLDAVGVEMDNRGRVKIGKHFETNVPGIYAIGDVVEGPMLAHKAEEEGVALAELLAGQAGHVNHDLVPGVVYTWPEVAAVGKTEEELKAAGVAFKAGKFPFTANGRARASGTTDGFVKILADARTDKVLGVHMVGPNVSEMVAELALAMEFSASAEDIARTCHAHPTLSEVTKEAALAVDGRALHI
- a CDS encoding alpha/beta fold hydrolase codes for the protein MFEGFTRHRIATDGAEIHTLVGGEGPPLLLLHGFPQCHALWNRVAPRLAERFTVVLTDLRGYGQSSKPPGDSAHETYCKRTNARDQVAVMAALGFDRFRLAGHDRGARVAHRLVLDHPGRVERAAFLDVVPTLEVFARIDQRMATAYYHWFFLIQPNNLAERLIGSDPDFYLGQVLGSIGSSADIFEPEAMEAYRTAFRDPATVHAMCEDYRAAAGIDLEHDREDRAAGRKVTCPALFLWGRNSAVGRLYDDPLGIWRGYAPAIEGHVMPAGHFIPEEAPEETARALLDFFTD
- a CDS encoding entericidin A/B family lipoprotein, with translation MRSLKKLVLFAALGAALTTSLAACNTVEGMGQDVQAGGRAVERSSDSVQKKM
- the rfaE1 gene encoding D-glycero-beta-D-manno-heptose-7-phosphate kinase yields the protein MSDLARHIDSLSRASVLCVGDVMLDRFIYGSVDRVSPEAPIPVLRIERETAMLGGAGNVAANVMALGAGCRFVSVVGEDAAGLELVRLVAKETGDGGGLVAEPGRQTTVKTRFIGGRQQLLRADAETIAAIGSEEEVMVAARTGLLTVGAVILSDYGKGVLTDALVAQLIQAAREAGLPVVVDPKGDDFGRYRGASVITPNRKELIQATGMPADSDAEVEAACRFLLETCGIDAVVATRSERGMSVVTRDGATHLPANAREVFDVSGAGDTVVATLTSALSVGVELTDAARLANLAAGIVVGKVGTAVVRAPELLSALHEQEWRSGEEKVDTLEQAVERAARWRARGKRVGFTNGCFDLLHPGHIALLNQAKAACDVLVVGLNSDASVKRLKGETRPVQTETARATVLASLACVDLVVVFGEDTPEELIRALRPDVLVKGADYTVATVVGAGFVQSYGGKVVLADLVDGQSTTNTIKRMQR
- a CDS encoding sensor histidine kinase, which translates into the protein MPLPPVTRSLSAKLLVLTVLFVLLAEVLIYTPSIARYRLTYLEERLAAAHLAALSVEATPDMMVAMELQNELLAHVGAHAVELIRPDSRVYMLSRSMPPTVDAVFDLRGAMAPRLTADAFMALAQRRDRVIRVIGPSPKDPAFQVDMVMDERPMIQAMIDFSGRILALSVAISLIAAVLVFVSLTRLLVRPMRRLTEGLVAIRRDPDGTPPFQPSARTDEIGVAERELADMQATIRSALRQRERLAALGTAVAKINHDLRAILSTAALLSERLAESADPEVRRVTPRLMASIDRAVELCGQTMTYTRDGLLPLARAEVPLRPLVEEAGAAALAALRPDVVRPDGERAELRWNNRVPEGLTVRADAAQLSRALVNLGRNAAQAGAGAVTVMVETRPGGGLLLLVADDGPGLPPRARDNLFQPFAGSARAGGVGLGLAIAREVLRAHGGDLRLVESTAAGTVFALELPPGIVLEGAGRLGEMPTSDSPIPD
- a CDS encoding methyltransferase domain-containing protein, which produces MPWDPEQYARFESWRRRPAHDLVAALPSLTPRTVVDLGCGAGQLACLLAERWPEAEVLGVDNSPAMLERARTTPSRVRWLQADLRVWRPDRPVDLLISNAALHWLDGHEWLFPDLLRALAPGGVLAVQMPRNFEAPSHRLLYETAADGPWAERLAPVLRTAPVPAPEIYYGWLAPLTRRLDLWETEYLQVLEGDDPVLQWTRGTTLLPVLDTLTGAELDAFLAAYRARLDAAYPRRPDGRTLFPFKRLFLVARV
- a CDS encoding DUF4405 domain-containing protein, translating into MPSMSSTITRQIVTPVTIVLFVVSTVTGIMLLLHWNGNLVRFSHEWLSVGFSAIGLWHLARNWTAFLQYFKRNVALSAFVVSVAGSLVFTAMTGTPASTGGPGAMMRAVANAPLATVAPVFGLDPDKAIQALKAANIEAQPGESLSAIGTRAGMNAVGVANILTAAKQPRPASNGPAS